A genomic segment from Polyangium mundeleinium encodes:
- a CDS encoding AMP-binding protein produces MEIPALVQSLDLSREDDVPSLDWLVASSEAPDSFWSALFEFAREKGPPLRSRPGKPQDLYHDAVLRHVAANRPAFVWYERSTARSLSFSALDARASACAAAWTQRGAKAGALIALVLPLGPALVVALAAALRLGLCVSILEPAGTHALAARLEALGPAHVVFDPEDPPPLGDFAALLLPLVENGPALRAPPYAYAPDEPCARLFSPLRAPLLVPVDLPAARALEDALRDAVFAYRIGPGDALAAPDFPMQQHMPALLLSTWLAGATFVHLRKTDLEEDPTLLETSPITVLGVAPAVAAHLRRKPARLARLRHVFRSVDEPLDWIGHNEFVKKNDLVRVPVSNVLVDAASGGCLLFSTRRPGSSNARALPAPGRPYLLLDSGGSGEPAVGATGVFVPLPGKEGFFVLASLGAEYLYGSTLLPRCAARVYPASEVTARVSTLPGVVGAAVVPVPTGEPGARWAFLLLVFTGASDVPEKDVSALVSRTIREDLGEDFLPERAFVFPLFPRRVGKELDLDWCHRQYSSGILLRKAESPVFRDLTALRAQMLGT; encoded by the coding sequence ATGGAGATCCCCGCCCTCGTCCAGAGCCTCGACCTCTCTCGCGAGGACGACGTACCCTCGCTCGACTGGCTCGTCGCGAGCTCGGAGGCCCCGGATTCCTTCTGGTCCGCCCTCTTCGAATTCGCCCGCGAAAAAGGCCCGCCGCTCCGGAGCCGCCCAGGAAAACCGCAGGACCTCTATCACGATGCCGTCCTGCGCCACGTCGCTGCGAACCGGCCAGCGTTTGTCTGGTATGAACGTTCCACGGCGCGCTCGCTCTCGTTTTCCGCGCTCGACGCCCGCGCCTCCGCGTGCGCGGCCGCCTGGACGCAACGCGGCGCCAAAGCCGGCGCGCTGATCGCCCTCGTCCTGCCCCTTGGACCCGCCCTCGTCGTGGCCCTTGCCGCGGCTCTGCGCCTTGGCCTTTGCGTCTCCATCCTCGAACCCGCGGGCACCCACGCGCTCGCCGCGCGCCTCGAAGCGCTCGGGCCTGCGCACGTCGTCTTCGATCCCGAGGATCCGCCGCCGCTCGGCGATTTCGCCGCGCTCTTGTTACCCCTCGTCGAGAATGGCCCGGCCCTGCGCGCGCCGCCGTATGCGTACGCGCCCGACGAACCCTGCGCCCGGCTCTTCTCCCCCCTGCGCGCGCCGCTGCTCGTTCCCGTCGATCTTCCCGCCGCGCGTGCCCTCGAAGATGCCTTGCGTGACGCCGTGTTCGCTTATCGCATCGGCCCCGGCGACGCCCTCGCGGCGCCGGATTTCCCGATGCAGCAACACATGCCGGCCCTGCTCCTCTCGACCTGGCTCGCGGGCGCGACGTTCGTCCACCTGCGAAAGACCGACCTCGAAGAAGACCCGACCCTCCTCGAAACGTCGCCGATCACCGTGCTCGGCGTCGCCCCGGCGGTCGCGGCCCACCTTCGCCGCAAGCCCGCACGCCTCGCGCGCCTCCGCCACGTCTTCCGCAGCGTCGACGAGCCACTCGACTGGATAGGTCACAACGAGTTCGTGAAGAAAAACGATCTGGTACGCGTTCCGGTGAGCAACGTTCTCGTCGACGCGGCCAGCGGCGGCTGCCTGCTCTTTTCCACCCGCCGTCCCGGCAGCAGCAATGCCCGCGCTTTGCCCGCGCCCGGCCGTCCGTACCTCCTGCTCGATTCCGGCGGCAGCGGTGAACCTGCCGTCGGCGCGACCGGCGTCTTCGTCCCTCTTCCTGGCAAAGAAGGGTTTTTTGTTCTGGCGAGCCTCGGCGCGGAGTACCTTTATGGCTCGACCCTCCTCCCGCGCTGCGCCGCGCGTGTGTATCCCGCGAGCGAGGTCACGGCCCGCGTTTCCACGCTGCCCGGCGTCGTGGGCGCCGCCGTCGTGCCCGTGCCGACCGGAGAACCGGGCGCCCGCTGGGCCTTCCTCCTGCTCGTCTTCACCGGCGCGAGCGACGTCCCCGAAAAGGACGTCTCCGCCCTCGTGTCCCGCACGATCCGCGAGGATCTCGGCGAGGACTTCCTCCCGGAGAGGGCCTTCGTCTTTCCCCTCTTCCCCCGGCGCGTCGGCAAGGAATTGGACCTCGACTGGTGCCATCGGCAATACTCCTCGGGCATCCTCCTGCGGAAGGCGGAAAGCCCCGTCTTCCGTGATCTGACCGCCCTCCGGGCGCAGATGCTCGGGACCTGA
- a CDS encoding 4Fe-4S single cluster domain-containing protein has product MTDLLLNLADAVAPSHANGPGARAVLWAQGCSLRCRGCHNPQTWAPAPRRVCTAHAATSWVRSFQGLRGVTLSGGEPFEQAKGFAALCRVLRAEGADVIAFSGFSREELEGGVRPHARALLAEVDLLIDGRYEADLAARLPLRGSSNQRLHFLTNRIRPDEIEGLPAVEWIGKGERARVTGFVLRALGPRTAEGRA; this is encoded by the coding sequence GTGACGGACCTCCTGCTCAACCTCGCGGACGCCGTCGCGCCGTCCCACGCCAACGGCCCCGGCGCGCGCGCGGTCCTCTGGGCGCAGGGCTGCTCGCTCCGGTGCCGGGGTTGTCACAACCCGCAAACGTGGGCCCCGGCGCCGCGGCGGGTTTGCACGGCCCACGCGGCGACGTCCTGGGTGCGCTCCTTTCAAGGCTTACGCGGAGTGACGTTGAGCGGCGGCGAGCCTTTCGAGCAAGCGAAAGGCTTCGCGGCGCTCTGCCGCGTGCTTCGGGCCGAGGGCGCGGACGTCATCGCATTTTCAGGTTTTTCCCGGGAAGAGCTCGAAGGAGGCGTGCGACCTCACGCCCGGGCGCTGCTCGCCGAGGTCGATCTGCTGATCGACGGCCGATACGAGGCCGACCTCGCGGCGCGGCTGCCCTTGCGGGGCTCGTCGAACCAGCGTTTGCATTTCCTGACGAACCGGATTCGACCCGACGAAATCGAGGGGTTGCCCGCGGTGGAGTGGATCGGCAAGGGCGAGCGGGCGCGCGTGACGGGGTTCGTCCTCCGCGCCCTCGGACCGCGAACCGCCGAGGGGCGCGCATGA
- a CDS encoding eCIS core domain-containing protein, producing MSPKQRVIQACYPSNRIPTSMLAQAFFRPHATKPPHAAKAVQRSTTSLPPHPATVAQRKNAASGPVERPPHAATRGAPLQRRAADEPAAFGPAQPSGVHAFQPPAGFLENKPARDGQPLPPSVLRKMEDFFEADFADVRVHVGGEAASIGAIAFTLGTDIHFAPGFYEPHTSRGQELLGHELTHVVQQREGRVANPLGDGIAVVQDFELEAEADRMGRAVATGQPKMAAHARPLPAFGPPAQNVGPLQMRAAQAKGAGYRLIFGTYMHENASLPEPLAGHSFVALEEPTGERHAWGFSPQNYGSYDPHRDLGKLMSGVPGMVHDDKTAFEKPGVRLKEYPIDAAQAQAAMAKVAEYQSGRHRFNLQSKQCSAFALDVLRAAEVKTPVSGSVRGPRDVYEKLR from the coding sequence ATGAGCCCGAAACAACGCGTCATCCAGGCGTGTTATCCCTCCAATCGTATCCCGACGTCGATGCTGGCGCAGGCCTTCTTCCGGCCGCACGCGACGAAACCGCCGCACGCGGCCAAGGCCGTCCAGCGCAGCACGACCTCCCTGCCCCCGCACCCGGCCACGGTGGCGCAACGAAAAAACGCGGCCTCTGGGCCCGTGGAACGTCCGCCGCACGCCGCGACGCGCGGCGCCCCGTTGCAAAGGCGTGCCGCGGACGAACCCGCTGCCTTCGGACCGGCGCAGCCCTCGGGCGTACACGCCTTCCAGCCGCCGGCGGGCTTCCTCGAAAACAAACCGGCCCGTGATGGGCAGCCGCTCCCGCCGTCGGTCCTGCGAAAAATGGAGGACTTTTTCGAAGCGGACTTCGCCGACGTGCGGGTCCACGTGGGGGGCGAGGCGGCGTCGATCGGGGCGATCGCGTTCACGCTGGGCACCGACATCCATTTCGCGCCCGGGTTTTACGAGCCACACACCTCGCGAGGGCAGGAGCTCCTCGGGCACGAGCTGACGCACGTGGTGCAGCAGCGCGAGGGGCGGGTGGCGAACCCGCTGGGCGACGGGATCGCGGTGGTGCAGGATTTCGAGCTGGAGGCGGAGGCGGATCGGATGGGCCGGGCGGTGGCCACGGGGCAACCGAAAATGGCCGCGCATGCGCGCCCATTGCCCGCCTTCGGGCCACCGGCGCAAAACGTCGGGCCGCTGCAAATGCGGGCGGCGCAGGCGAAGGGCGCGGGATACCGGCTCATCTTCGGGACGTACATGCACGAGAACGCGAGCCTCCCGGAGCCTCTCGCCGGCCATAGCTTCGTCGCGCTCGAAGAACCGACGGGAGAGCGGCACGCCTGGGGTTTTTCCCCCCAGAATTACGGCTCTTATGATCCACACCGGGACCTCGGCAAGCTCATGTCGGGTGTCCCCGGCATGGTGCACGACGACAAGACGGCCTTCGAGAAGCCCGGGGTGCGTCTCAAGGAGTATCCCATCGACGCGGCGCAGGCCCAGGCGGCGATGGCGAAGGTCGCCGAGTATCAGTCGGGGCGACACCGGTTCAACCTGCAATCGAAGCAATGCTCGGCCTTCGCGCTCGACGTGCTCCGCGCGGCCGAGGTGAAGACGCCGGTGAGCGGATCCGTGCGCGGACCACGCGACGTGTACGAGAAGCTGCGGTAA
- the glgB gene encoding 1,4-alpha-glucan branching protein GlgB — MSVTDFDRIAAADSTDPHRSLGPHREDGRLVVRAFRPEALAIVVRPDDPRLMPRAMARVHPGGIFQAVFEGVEGPFPYRLEVRSSRGTTVGRDAYAFPASLVEGAFDPAGEGAARDWPRRLGAHVGEVLGVAGTAFAVWAPSARRVSVVGEFNRWDGKRHAMRRTQAGVWEIFVPDVRAGATYKYEIKTASGLVLMKSDPVAFAGELRPSHASRVTQRSFVFTDGDWLAARREADPHVRPMSIYEVHLGSWRRKPAPGKADGPGAWLSYRELADELVEYVVSLGFTHVELLPVMEHPFDGSWGYQVTGYFAATSRFGDPDDLRYFIDRCHARGLGVLLDWPPAHFPKDAFALGRFDGEPLYEHADPRRGEHREWRTFVFDYGKKEVRNFLIASALYWLDEFHVDGLRVDAVASMLYLDYAAMLPTEWEPNEFGGRENLDAVRFLRELSDAVHKDFPGAVLCAEESTTWPGVTRPTSAGGLGFDFKWNMGWMHDTLDYFALDPIFRAFHHRKITFGLMYAFSERFLLPLSHDEVVHLKRALLSKMPGDRWKQHANLRALYAMMWAHPGKKLVFMGGEFGQWREWNHDRALDWELVSEQDHAGLSKLLRDLNGVYRKYEALWELDESPAGFTWIDANDASQSVASFVRFPRQPDGSEEPCPKRIEKGIFVVFVGNFTPLPRYGYRVGVPRRCRYLEVLNTDAPVYGGSGMGNLGSVDCEDVPSHGFEQSIVLTLPPLSGLFLVPELAEDPVEAGAEAEAGAGAEAGAGAGAEAEAGAEAEAGAGFRGSRSGTAIVPSCSRDFRLRVRLRGSVGVAQPPSGDEQSQALAAGKSTQQAHSPLSQLHSHWSSGDVGPPGAGGIPQQSRVCPATQTSSPMQAPHGSASHVCTPHEGADCAPDL, encoded by the coding sequence ATGAGCGTGACCGATTTCGATCGCATCGCGGCGGCGGATTCTACCGATCCGCACCGATCGCTCGGGCCCCATCGCGAGGACGGGCGTCTCGTCGTGCGGGCGTTCCGGCCGGAGGCGCTCGCGATCGTCGTGCGTCCCGACGATCCGCGCTTGATGCCCCGCGCGATGGCGCGCGTGCACCCGGGCGGCATCTTCCAGGCCGTGTTCGAGGGTGTCGAGGGACCGTTCCCGTACCGGCTCGAGGTGCGCTCGTCGCGCGGGACGACCGTCGGGCGGGACGCGTATGCCTTTCCGGCGTCGCTCGTGGAGGGCGCGTTTGATCCGGCCGGGGAGGGGGCCGCGCGCGACTGGCCCCGGCGGCTCGGGGCGCACGTGGGGGAGGTGCTCGGCGTTGCGGGGACGGCGTTCGCCGTGTGGGCGCCTTCGGCGCGTCGGGTGAGCGTCGTCGGGGAGTTCAATCGCTGGGACGGCAAGCGCCACGCGATGCGGCGCACGCAGGCCGGCGTATGGGAGATCTTCGTGCCCGACGTGCGCGCGGGAGCGACGTACAAGTACGAGATCAAGACAGCGAGCGGGCTCGTGTTGATGAAGAGTGATCCCGTGGCGTTCGCGGGGGAGCTCCGGCCGAGCCACGCGTCGAGGGTCACGCAGCGGTCGTTCGTGTTCACCGACGGCGACTGGCTCGCGGCGCGGCGCGAGGCGGATCCGCACGTGCGGCCGATGAGCATTTACGAGGTCCACCTCGGCTCGTGGCGGCGCAAGCCCGCGCCCGGGAAGGCGGACGGGCCCGGGGCGTGGCTCTCGTACCGCGAGCTCGCGGACGAGCTCGTCGAGTACGTGGTTTCGCTCGGCTTCACGCACGTGGAGCTCTTGCCCGTGATGGAGCATCCGTTCGACGGCTCGTGGGGCTACCAGGTGACGGGGTATTTCGCGGCGACCTCGCGCTTCGGTGATCCGGACGATCTGCGCTACTTCATCGACCGCTGCCACGCGCGCGGGCTCGGCGTCTTGCTCGACTGGCCACCCGCGCATTTCCCCAAGGATGCGTTTGCGCTCGGCCGTTTCGACGGCGAGCCGCTCTACGAGCACGCGGACCCGCGGCGAGGCGAGCACCGCGAGTGGCGGACGTTCGTCTTCGATTACGGCAAAAAAGAGGTGCGCAACTTCCTGATCGCGAGCGCGCTCTACTGGCTCGACGAATTCCACGTCGACGGGCTGCGCGTCGACGCGGTCGCCTCGATGCTCTACCTCGATTACGCCGCGATGCTTCCGACCGAGTGGGAGCCGAACGAGTTCGGCGGCCGGGAGAACCTCGACGCCGTGCGGTTCTTGCGCGAGCTCTCGGACGCCGTGCACAAAGATTTCCCGGGGGCGGTGCTCTGCGCGGAGGAGTCGACGACGTGGCCGGGCGTCACGCGCCCGACGTCCGCGGGGGGCCTCGGCTTTGATTTCAAGTGGAACATGGGGTGGATGCACGACACGCTCGATTACTTCGCGCTCGACCCGATCTTCCGCGCCTTCCACCACAGGAAGATCACGTTTGGCCTGATGTACGCGTTCTCGGAGCGGTTCCTCCTTCCGCTCTCGCACGACGAGGTCGTGCATTTGAAGCGCGCGCTGCTCTCGAAGATGCCGGGCGATCGCTGGAAGCAACACGCGAACCTGCGGGCGCTCTACGCGATGATGTGGGCGCACCCGGGGAAAAAGCTCGTCTTCATGGGAGGCGAGTTCGGGCAATGGCGGGAGTGGAACCACGACCGCGCGCTCGACTGGGAGCTCGTCTCCGAGCAGGATCACGCGGGGTTGTCGAAGCTCTTGCGGGATCTGAATGGCGTGTACCGCAAGTACGAGGCGCTCTGGGAGCTCGACGAGAGCCCGGCGGGGTTCACGTGGATCGACGCGAACGACGCGAGCCAGAGCGTGGCCTCGTTCGTGCGATTCCCGCGGCAACCGGACGGCTCGGAGGAGCCCTGCCCGAAGCGGATCGAGAAGGGGATCTTCGTGGTGTTCGTCGGCAATTTCACGCCGTTGCCGCGGTATGGGTATCGGGTCGGGGTGCCGCGGCGGTGCCGGTACCTCGAGGTGCTGAACACGGACGCGCCGGTGTACGGGGGAAGCGGGATGGGGAACCTGGGGAGCGTGGACTGCGAGGACGTGCCTTCGCACGGGTTCGAGCAGTCGATCGTGCTGACGTTGCCGCCGCTTTCAGGGCTGTTTCTGGTGCCGGAGCTCGCGGAGGATCCGGTGGAGGCGGGAGCGGAGGCGGAGGCGGGAGCGGGGGCGGAAGCGGGAGCGGGAGCGGGAGCGGAAGCGGAAGCGGGGGCGGAAGCGGAGGCGGGAGCGGGGTTCAGGGGATCCCGCTCGGGGACGGCGATCGTACCGTCGTGCTCGCGTGACTTCCGTCTCCGTGTCCGCCTCCGGGGCTCGGTTGGCGTCGCTCAGCCCCCGTCGGGCGATGAGCAATCACAGGCGCTGGCGGCGGGAAAGAGCACCCAGCAGGCCCATTCGCCGCTGTCACAGCTACACAGCCACTGGTCGAGTGGCGACGTCGGACCTCCGGGGGCCGGCGGCATCCCGCAACAATCGCGCGTGTGTCCAGCCACGCAGACCTCGTCGCCGATGCAGGCGCCGCACGGAAGTGCGTCCCACGTCTGCACGCCGCACGAGGGCGCTGACTGTGCTCCCGACTTGTAG
- a CDS encoding CheR family methyltransferase produces MTRSAPDPRDSSPPGYPLVVGVGASAGGLAAVQEFLRGIPEGAGLVIIVLLHVKPSAGGLLSELLAKATTLPVVEAEDGMTLEPDHVYAVPSRSLVTLREDLLHVVPAESPAERHAPIDHLLHGLARACGETAVAVILSGDGSDGALGLRAVGEGGGFTMVQDPASARHDSMPQSALMTGVVDCVLPPDELAVELVAYAAHRKKTSVDEDTLRQDIADALPAICEILLQGSGHNFKHYKTSTLLRRTLRRLQVLRIDSAHGYLQRLRADRAEVDELFKDLLIGVTAFFRDPEAFEVLAKEVLARLVRDRSPDQALRIWVPGCATGEEAYTIAMLVREAQGTVPAAPAVQIFATDIDEQALATARLGAYPLGIVDEVPPERLRRFFVRKAQHYHITKEIRELVLFSVHNLINDPPFSKLDLISCRNLLIYLGPHLQKKLIPLFHYALRPGGYLFLGPSESLSAHRELFRPIDARYRISQRLPTAVHVPGLLPGRDGPPATVRPPNVPSAGETDIYLLMQRIVLDEFAPKSVVVDEEGQIVSASGNLEKYLTISAGAFQNNLVRLVREGLSVGLRASLALATKERRKVVHEGLSVRTPSGTQRVMLTVQPMPQMGEQSGLFLVVFQDVGLPVTREEAKTKAAEDAAVLLEQLEQELTTTRADLEKTVQELEVANEELKSSNEELLSMNEELQSANEELETSKEEVQHANEALTRAHTDLENLLTSTRIATLFLDDDERVQRITPAIADIYNVTPGDVGRPLAHFTHRMKEMPPLPRAEEVRRAEGPIEDEIEATSGATFLRRVLPYRNQGGEADGVVVTFTDVTARNRAEAAVRESEQRLRRTIDNMLGFVAVLDLDGTLQEVNEAAMSVGGVSREEVVGRKFWECWWWAHDEVEVERLKDATRRAAAGETLRYDALVRVAGDGRIHIDFMIAPMRDADGRVTHLIPSGVDITDRKRAEEALREADRRKDEFLATLAHELRNPLAPILNAVEILKRLGLQEPPLQSAREMIERQVAHMVRLVDDLLDVSRITLGKVQLQKQPIDVAEVVRQALDTSGPILAARHHDLQVILPLSTVRVDGDLTRLGQVVGNLLNNAAKYTDEGGTIRLVVERDPGDPKWLLIRVRDTGRGIDPAALPHLFDLFYQVDRNLDRSEGGLGIGLSLVRTLVHMHGGTVRAYSEGRGTGSEFVVRLLTLPDELPADVVEGAILPEQATLGARVLVVDDNVDAAESMAMLLEFDGHEVLKAHDGVAAVEIALREQPEVVLLDIGLPGQNGYEACRVMRERGLTGTLIVAMTGYGQDEDRRLSQVAGFDAHEVKPLNLQSIRRLVAQRSGRR; encoded by the coding sequence ATGACGCGCTCCGCCCCCGACCCACGCGATTCGTCCCCGCCTGGCTACCCCCTGGTCGTCGGCGTGGGGGCCTCTGCGGGCGGGCTCGCGGCCGTGCAGGAGTTCTTGCGCGGCATTCCCGAGGGCGCGGGGCTCGTGATCATCGTCCTGCTTCACGTCAAACCGTCCGCCGGCGGTCTGCTCTCCGAGCTTTTGGCCAAGGCCACGACCCTGCCCGTCGTCGAGGCCGAAGACGGCATGACGCTCGAGCCCGATCACGTCTACGCCGTGCCGAGCCGCTCCCTCGTGACCCTGCGCGAGGACCTCCTGCACGTCGTGCCCGCCGAGAGCCCCGCGGAGCGGCACGCGCCGATCGATCACCTCCTCCACGGGCTCGCCCGCGCGTGCGGCGAAACCGCGGTCGCCGTCATCCTCTCGGGCGACGGCAGCGACGGGGCGCTCGGGCTCCGGGCCGTGGGCGAGGGCGGCGGCTTCACGATGGTGCAGGACCCGGCCAGCGCGCGCCACGACAGCATGCCGCAAAGCGCGCTGATGACCGGCGTCGTCGATTGCGTGCTCCCGCCCGACGAGCTCGCGGTCGAGCTCGTGGCCTACGCCGCGCACCGGAAGAAGACCTCGGTCGACGAGGACACGCTCCGGCAGGACATCGCCGACGCGCTGCCCGCGATCTGCGAGATCCTCCTCCAGGGCAGCGGGCACAATTTCAAGCATTACAAGACGAGCACTCTCCTCCGACGCACGCTCCGCCGGCTCCAGGTGCTCCGGATCGACTCGGCCCACGGATACCTGCAGCGGCTCCGGGCCGATCGGGCCGAGGTCGACGAGCTCTTCAAGGACCTCTTGATCGGGGTCACCGCGTTTTTCCGGGATCCGGAGGCGTTCGAGGTCCTCGCCAAGGAGGTCCTCGCCCGGCTCGTCCGGGATCGTTCGCCCGATCAAGCCTTGCGCATCTGGGTCCCCGGCTGCGCGACGGGCGAAGAGGCGTACACGATCGCCATGCTCGTGCGCGAGGCGCAGGGCACCGTGCCCGCCGCGCCCGCGGTCCAGATCTTCGCCACGGACATCGACGAGCAGGCCCTCGCCACGGCGCGGCTCGGCGCGTATCCGCTCGGCATCGTCGATGAGGTGCCGCCCGAGCGGCTGCGGCGCTTTTTCGTCCGCAAAGCGCAGCATTACCACATCACCAAGGAGATCCGGGAGCTCGTCCTCTTTTCGGTCCACAACCTGATCAACGATCCGCCGTTCTCGAAGCTCGATCTGATCTCCTGCCGCAACCTGCTCATCTATCTCGGCCCGCACCTCCAGAAGAAGCTCATCCCGCTCTTCCATTATGCGCTCCGGCCCGGCGGGTATCTCTTCCTCGGGCCTTCGGAGAGCCTCTCGGCGCACCGCGAGCTCTTCCGGCCGATCGACGCGCGCTACCGGATCTCGCAGCGATTGCCGACCGCCGTGCACGTCCCGGGGCTCCTGCCCGGGCGCGACGGGCCGCCGGCCACGGTCCGGCCGCCGAACGTGCCGTCCGCCGGCGAGACCGACATCTACCTGCTCATGCAGCGGATCGTCCTCGACGAGTTCGCGCCGAAATCGGTCGTCGTCGACGAAGAGGGGCAGATCGTCTCGGCCTCGGGGAACCTCGAAAAATACCTGACGATCTCGGCCGGCGCGTTCCAGAACAACCTCGTGCGGCTCGTCCGCGAGGGGCTCTCCGTGGGCCTGCGGGCGTCGCTCGCGCTCGCGACCAAGGAGCGGCGAAAGGTGGTGCACGAGGGGCTCTCGGTGCGGACCCCGAGCGGCACGCAGCGCGTGATGCTCACCGTGCAGCCGATGCCGCAGATGGGCGAGCAGTCGGGCCTGTTCCTCGTGGTCTTCCAGGACGTCGGCCTGCCCGTCACGCGGGAGGAGGCGAAGACGAAGGCCGCCGAGGACGCCGCCGTCCTTCTGGAGCAGCTCGAGCAGGAGCTGACGACGACCCGCGCGGACCTCGAAAAGACGGTCCAGGAGCTCGAGGTCGCCAACGAGGAGCTCAAATCGAGCAACGAGGAGCTGCTCTCGATGAACGAGGAGCTCCAGTCGGCGAACGAGGAGCTCGAGACCTCGAAGGAGGAGGTGCAGCACGCGAACGAGGCCCTCACGCGGGCCCACACCGACCTCGAGAACCTGCTCACGAGCACGCGGATCGCGACGCTCTTCCTCGACGACGACGAGCGCGTCCAGCGCATCACCCCCGCGATCGCGGACATCTACAACGTGACGCCCGGCGACGTGGGGCGGCCGCTCGCGCACTTCACGCACCGCATGAAGGAGATGCCGCCCTTGCCCAGGGCCGAGGAGGTGCGGCGCGCGGAGGGGCCGATCGAGGACGAGATCGAGGCGACGAGCGGCGCGACGTTCCTCCGGCGCGTGCTGCCGTACCGCAACCAGGGCGGCGAGGCCGACGGCGTGGTCGTGACGTTCACCGACGTGACGGCGCGCAACCGGGCCGAGGCGGCCGTGCGCGAGAGCGAGCAGCGGCTGCGGAGGACCATCGACAACATGCTGGGGTTCGTCGCGGTGCTCGACCTCGACGGCACGCTGCAGGAGGTGAACGAGGCCGCGATGAGCGTAGGCGGCGTGTCACGGGAGGAGGTCGTCGGGCGCAAGTTCTGGGAGTGCTGGTGGTGGGCGCACGACGAGGTCGAGGTCGAGCGGCTCAAGGACGCGACGAGGCGCGCCGCGGCCGGCGAGACCCTGCGGTACGACGCCCTCGTGCGGGTCGCGGGGGACGGGCGGATCCACATCGATTTCATGATCGCGCCGATGCGCGACGCCGACGGCCGCGTGACCCACCTCATCCCCTCGGGCGTGGACATCACCGATCGCAAGCGGGCCGAGGAGGCCCTGCGCGAGGCGGACCGGCGCAAGGACGAGTTCCTCGCCACGCTGGCCCACGAGCTCCGCAACCCCCTCGCGCCCATCTTGAACGCGGTGGAGATCCTGAAGCGGCTCGGGCTGCAGGAGCCCCCGCTGCAGAGCGCGCGCGAGATGATCGAGCGGCAGGTGGCGCACATGGTCCGGCTCGTCGACGATCTGCTCGACGTCTCGCGCATCACGCTCGGCAAGGTCCAGCTCCAGAAGCAGCCGATCGACGTGGCGGAGGTGGTGCGGCAGGCGCTCGACACGAGCGGGCCGATCCTCGCGGCCCGGCATCACGATCTGCAGGTGATCCTGCCGCTCTCGACGGTGCGCGTGGACGGTGATCTGACCCGGCTCGGCCAGGTGGTGGGCAACCTGCTCAACAATGCGGCCAAGTACACGGACGAGGGGGGGACGATCCGCCTGGTCGTGGAGCGGGATCCGGGGGATCCGAAATGGCTTCTCATCCGGGTGCGCGACACGGGCCGCGGCATCGATCCGGCGGCGCTCCCGCACCTGTTCGACCTGTTTTACCAGGTGGATCGGAACCTCGATCGGTCGGAGGGCGGGCTCGGCATTGGGCTCTCCCTGGTCCGCACCCTGGTCCACATGCACGGCGGCACCGTGCGGGCCTACAGCGAGGGGCGGGGAACGGGGAGCGAGTTCGTGGTGCGGCTGTTGACCCTGCCCGACGAGCTCCCGGCGGACGTCGTGGAGGGGGCGATCCTGCCCGAGCAGGCGACGCTGGGCGCGCGGGTGCTCGTCGTGGACGACAACGTGGACGCGGCCGAGAGCATGGCGATGCTGCTCGAGTTCGACGGCCACGAGGTGCTGAAGGCGCACGACGGGGTCGCGGCGGTGGAGATCGCCTTGCGCGAGCAGCCGGAGGTGGTGCTGCTCGATATTGGCTTGCCCGGGCAAAACGGGTACGAAGCGTGCCGGGTGATGCGCGAACGAGGGCTCACGGGTACGCTGATCGTGGCGATGACGGGATACGGGCAAGACGAGGATCGGCGGCTCTCGCAGGTGGCGGGCTTCGACGCGCACGAGGTCAAGCCCTTGAACCTCCAGTCCATCCGGCGGCTCGTCGCGCAGCGGTCCGGGCGTCGGTGA